The following proteins come from a genomic window of Magnetococcales bacterium:
- the flgG gene encoding flagellar basal-body rod protein FlgG — MMRALWTAATGMSAQERSIDVISNNLANVNTSGFKHSRTHFQDLLYANMRPAGSETSDTGTQVPVGIQLGHGVKVVAVAKEFSQGSAVPTSEAPFNVDMMISGQGFFQVEMPNGDVAYTRDGHFEINKDGNIVTADGYPLKGGAVGVDPTKHTGITIESGGSVGFSTNTSPGFVAGQGQIELARFVNPSGLTAIGNNLFVESASSGTPQVAKPDSDGMGALRQHVLEQSNVNMVTEMVDMIATQRAYEIGTKAIQTADNMLSQVAQLKR; from the coding sequence ATGATGCGTGCATTGTGGACCGCGGCCACCGGGATGTCTGCCCAGGAGCGCAGTATCGATGTGATATCCAACAACCTAGCCAATGTGAATACCTCGGGATTCAAGCACTCCCGGACCCATTTCCAGGATCTTCTGTACGCCAACATGCGTCCGGCGGGCAGCGAAACCTCGGATACCGGCACTCAGGTTCCGGTGGGCATCCAGTTGGGACATGGCGTCAAGGTGGTGGCCGTGGCCAAGGAGTTCAGCCAGGGCAGCGCGGTTCCCACCAGCGAAGCCCCGTTCAACGTGGACATGATGATCAGCGGTCAGGGATTCTTCCAGGTCGAAATGCCCAACGGCGATGTGGCCTATACCCGGGATGGTCACTTCGAGATCAACAAGGATGGCAACATCGTCACCGCTGACGGCTATCCTTTGAAAGGTGGCGCCGTGGGTGTGGATCCCACCAAGCATACCGGAATCACCATCGAAAGCGGCGGGTCGGTGGGTTTCTCCACCAACACCTCCCCCGGTTTCGTGGCCGGTCAGGGTCAGATTGAATTGGCCCGCTTTGTGAATCCATCGGGATTGACGGCCATCGGCAACAACCTGTTCGTCGAGAGCGCCTCGTCCGGCACGCCGCAGGTGGCCAAGCCCGACAGCGACGGTATGGGTGCGTTGCGTCAGCATGTGTTGGAGCAGTCGAACGTCAATATGGTGACTGAAATGGTGGACATGATCGCCACGCAACGGGCCTACGAGATTGGCACCAAGGCGATTCAGACCGCCGACAACATGTTGAGCCAGGTGGCGCAGTTGAAGCGTTGA
- a CDS encoding flagellar basal body L-ring protein FlgH translates to MNGLAKMILLLPVLPIAVSGCGMTRATERPPAPIAVVQPTPPESLTPKKGSIWQTTDRNTLFLDNKARNIGDLIAVIISESSSAVSDANTKLEHTGSKTVGLTGTSGSAGSNNIGKLLNSTLGTGGVAATLGGTNDSTLSGKGKTDRKSELKAKISCVVTQVLPNGNLRIEGRRDITVNHENQFIILSGVVRPEDISADNSVTSDQIADARIDYSGDGDIDDQQRPGWFDRFFSTINVL, encoded by the coding sequence ATGAATGGACTGGCTAAAATGATCCTCCTGTTGCCGGTGCTGCCGATCGCGGTGAGCGGTTGCGGCATGACGCGGGCCACGGAACGTCCTCCGGCGCCCATTGCCGTCGTGCAGCCCACCCCGCCCGAAAGCCTGACCCCCAAGAAGGGATCCATCTGGCAGACCACGGATCGCAATACCCTGTTTTTGGACAACAAGGCCCGCAATATTGGTGATCTGATCGCGGTCATCATTTCGGAAAGCTCCAGCGCGGTCAGCGACGCCAACACGAAACTGGAACATACGGGCAGCAAAACCGTGGGTCTCACCGGCACCTCGGGATCCGCAGGCAGCAACAATATCGGCAAACTCCTGAACAGCACCTTGGGTACGGGTGGTGTGGCGGCAACCTTGGGGGGAACCAACGACAGCACCTTGAGCGGGAAGGGCAAAACCGATCGCAAAAGCGAGCTGAAAGCGAAAATCTCCTGTGTCGTGACCCAGGTGCTGCCCAACGGCAATTTGCGGATCGAGGGGCGTCGGGACATCACCGTCAACCACGAAAATCAGTTCATCATTCTTTCCGGGGTGGTGCGGCCTGAAGACATCAGCGCGGACAATTCGGTCACCTCCGACCAGATCGCCGATGCGCGTATTGATTATTCCGGGGATGGCGACATTGACGATCAACAGCGTCCGGGCTGGTTCGATCGTTTCTTCTCAACCATTAACGTTCTGTGA
- the mazG gene encoding nucleoside triphosphate pyrophosphohydrolase, translating to MIEKHNSASTAMTALENLMARLRGPEGCPWDRAQTPQSLLPYTIEEAYEVAEAVETRHTAAWKDELGDLLFHVVFHSRIAEEEEAFTLSDVITGIVDKMTRRHPHVFAPDGEALQQPDQVVSQWEEIKRQEKSAAKGPPSLFDDVNSRLPALLWAAKVQRKMSQVGFDWDGPEGVMEKVREELEELRIAPTPDNREEELGDLLLTIVNLAGHYRINPEMALRRATRKVQARFRHMEQRLRENDRSPTDASLDELEALWQESKQQGEPAA from the coding sequence ATGATCGAAAAACACAACTCAGCCTCAACCGCCATGACGGCTCTGGAAAACCTGATGGCCCGGCTGCGGGGACCCGAAGGCTGTCCCTGGGACCGGGCGCAAACCCCGCAGTCCCTGCTTCCCTATACCATCGAGGAGGCCTACGAGGTGGCGGAGGCGGTGGAAACCCGCCATACCGCCGCCTGGAAAGACGAACTGGGAGATTTGTTGTTTCACGTGGTGTTTCACAGCCGCATCGCCGAGGAGGAGGAAGCCTTCACCCTTTCCGACGTGATCACCGGCATCGTGGACAAGATGACCCGACGCCATCCCCACGTCTTCGCCCCGGACGGGGAGGCCCTGCAACAGCCGGATCAGGTGGTGAGTCAGTGGGAGGAGATCAAACGCCAGGAAAAATCCGCGGCCAAGGGACCGCCCTCCCTGTTCGACGATGTCAACAGCCGCCTTCCCGCCCTGTTGTGGGCCGCCAAGGTGCAACGCAAGATGTCCCAGGTGGGTTTCGACTGGGATGGCCCGGAAGGGGTGATGGAAAAGGTCCGGGAGGAACTGGAAGAACTGCGGATCGCCCCGACCCCGGACAACCGGGAAGAGGAGTTGGGGGATCTGCTGTTGACCATCGTCAATCTGGCGGGGCACTACCGCATCAACCCGGAGATGGCCCTGCGTCGGGCCACCCGCAAGGTTCAGGCCCGTTTTCGGCACATGGAACAACGGCTGCGGGAAAATGACCGTTCCCCCACCGACGCATCCCTGGACGAACTGGAAGCGTTGTGGCAGGAGAGCAAACAACAGGGGGAACCGGCTGCATGA
- the flgA gene encoding flagellar basal body P-ring formation protein FlgA produces MTMAVEERVSVKGWVSGLLMGLLTFSASFSAQAQVLQRSDVIRESEQRIKALLDQENGGVRLERVFYRDELTLPDGKVTWKVVPSAEEWRTGRQNVPVEVSVNGKVATVIQVAVTLKQSMRYLVLRRPLKRGDVVTDADLKWEESELERPPVGLVEDPKRVVGQSVTRQIQANRPLQSDWFSAPVVVTRGERVQVAASRGGLHIETTAVAHTAGRVGETIVLENPSSRRRFDARVTGPGRAEVVAW; encoded by the coding sequence ATGACCATGGCCGTTGAGGAACGGGTAAGCGTGAAAGGATGGGTGTCGGGGCTGTTGATGGGCCTGTTGACCTTTTCCGCGTCTTTTTCCGCACAGGCCCAGGTCTTGCAACGTTCCGATGTGATCCGGGAGAGCGAGCAGCGGATCAAGGCGTTGCTCGATCAGGAAAACGGAGGGGTGCGGCTCGAACGGGTCTTTTACCGCGACGAGTTGACCTTGCCCGACGGGAAAGTGACCTGGAAGGTGGTGCCCTCTGCGGAGGAGTGGCGGACCGGGCGGCAGAATGTCCCGGTGGAAGTGTCGGTGAACGGCAAGGTGGCGACGGTCATTCAGGTGGCGGTCACCTTGAAGCAGTCGATGCGTTATCTGGTGTTGCGGCGGCCCTTGAAACGGGGGGACGTGGTGACGGACGCGGATCTGAAGTGGGAAGAGAGCGAGTTGGAGCGTCCTCCGGTGGGTTTGGTGGAAGATCCCAAGCGGGTGGTGGGCCAGTCGGTGACGCGACAGATTCAGGCCAACCGTCCGTTGCAGTCCGATTGGTTTTCGGCTCCGGTGGTGGTGACCCGGGGTGAACGGGTCCAGGTGGCGGCCTCCCGCGGGGGACTGCACATTGAAACCACCGCGGTGGCTCATACCGCCGGACGTGTGGGGGAGACGATTGTTTTGGAAAATCCCTCCAGCCGTCGGCGGTTCGATGCCCGGGTGACAGGGCCGGGCCGGGCGGAAGTGGTGGCGTGGTAA
- a CDS encoding GAF domain-containing protein: MLDLKVQERTRELSWERAKLEQLVQVGIGLSNERNEDHLLDLILTGAMEISGADWGMLYARTPDNRLIIKIIRVKSLNMFLGGESGRPIVFPGLSMVKDGQPNLDHIVTRVAHQRITINVADVVAETDPQFATIRRFDKAVGYESRTLLMVPLLPRGEEVVGVLQLMNARTPGVDEVVAFSKESQSFVEALASQAAIALSNQQLISSQRKLMDSFVEVISVAVDAKSPYTGGHNARVNVLAQMLGQAVCDQNEGPFAHFRFADEEEWREFRFSALLHDCGKVTTPEAVVDKATKLETVYNRIHEVRTRFEVLWRDAEIHYWQQRAAGTVPVERLDQELASARQTLQEEFAFVAECNVGGEFMSDQRVARLKEIAQRRWMRHFDDWLGISQEEALLRQPHGRQPPPVEECLLADRPEQVIPRGDANPFGDNPMQFKISVPEALYNRGEIYNLAISRGTLTPEDRFKISDHVIQTYQMLNRLPFPKGLQRVPEYAGSHHETLNGKGYPRQLTAAQIPIPARILAVADVFEALTACDRPYKKAKTLSEAMKIMSFMVKDGHIDPDLVALLQNSGVGQEYAKRYLLPEQLDNVA; encoded by the coding sequence ATGCTGGATCTGAAGGTTCAGGAACGGACCCGGGAGTTGAGTTGGGAACGGGCCAAGCTTGAACAACTGGTTCAGGTGGGGATTGGGCTTTCCAACGAGCGCAACGAGGATCATCTGTTGGATCTGATCCTGACGGGAGCCATGGAAATCTCCGGGGCGGACTGGGGCATGCTCTATGCCCGCACGCCGGACAATCGGTTGATCATCAAGATCATTCGGGTCAAAAGCCTGAACATGTTCCTTGGGGGCGAAAGCGGTCGTCCGATTGTGTTTCCCGGTCTGTCGATGGTCAAGGATGGGCAACCCAATCTGGACCACATCGTGACCCGGGTGGCCCACCAACGGATCACCATCAACGTGGCGGATGTCGTCGCGGAAACCGATCCCCAGTTTGCCACCATCCGTCGTTTCGACAAGGCGGTGGGTTACGAGTCGCGTACCCTGCTCATGGTGCCGCTGTTGCCCCGTGGGGAGGAGGTGGTCGGGGTGCTGCAACTGATGAATGCCCGGACCCCGGGTGTGGACGAAGTGGTGGCGTTCTCCAAAGAGAGCCAATCCTTTGTCGAGGCGTTGGCTTCCCAGGCGGCCATCGCCCTTTCCAATCAGCAGCTCATTTCGTCGCAACGCAAGTTGATGGACTCTTTTGTGGAGGTCATCTCGGTTGCCGTGGATGCCAAATCCCCCTATACCGGGGGCCACAACGCCCGGGTCAACGTGCTGGCCCAGATGCTGGGACAGGCGGTCTGCGACCAGAACGAAGGCCCGTTTGCCCATTTCCGTTTCGCCGACGAGGAGGAGTGGCGGGAGTTTCGTTTCAGCGCCTTGCTGCACGACTGCGGCAAAGTGACCACTCCCGAGGCGGTGGTGGACAAGGCCACCAAGCTGGAGACGGTCTACAACCGCATTCACGAGGTGCGTACCCGCTTCGAGGTGTTGTGGCGGGATGCGGAGATTCACTACTGGCAACAGCGGGCGGCGGGAACCGTCCCGGTGGAGCGGCTGGATCAAGAGTTGGCCTCTGCCCGTCAGACCCTGCAAGAGGAGTTCGCCTTCGTGGCGGAGTGCAACGTGGGGGGCGAGTTCATGAGCGATCAGCGGGTGGCCCGCCTCAAGGAGATCGCCCAGCGACGCTGGATGCGCCATTTCGACGACTGGCTCGGCATCTCCCAGGAAGAGGCGTTGTTGCGGCAACCCCATGGCAGACAGCCGCCGCCGGTGGAAGAGTGTCTGCTGGCCGACCGTCCGGAGCAGGTCATTCCCCGTGGCGATGCCAATCCGTTCGGGGACAATCCCATGCAGTTCAAGATTTCTGTCCCCGAGGCGTTGTACAATCGGGGCGAGATTTACAATCTGGCCATCTCCCGCGGCACCTTGACCCCCGAAGATCGTTTCAAGATCTCCGACCATGTGATCCAGACCTATCAGATGTTGAACCGTTTGCCTTTTCCCAAGGGTTTGCAGCGGGTGCCCGAATATGCCGGATCCCATCACGAAACCCTCAATGGCAAGGGTTATCCCCGGCAGTTGACCGCCGCACAGATTCCGATTCCGGCCCGCATCCTGGCGGTGGCGGATGTCTTCGAGGCGTTGACCGCCTGTGACCGTCCCTACAAGAAGGCCAAGACCTTGAGCGAGGCGATGAAGATCATGTCATTCATGGTCAAGGATGGCCACATCGATCCGGATCTGGTCGCGTTGTTGCAAAACAGCGGCGTGGGTCAGGAGTATGCCAAGCGTTACCTGTTGCCGGAACAGCTCGACAACGTGGCGTGA
- a CDS encoding DUF1987 domain-containing protein yields the protein MENIKIEPTKRSPGIDFDFAAGTFSIVGESYPEDVNKFFGPLIGQLKEYLSGAQGATIQFNFDLIYFNSTTAKIVMGLFEMLDEAAEAGNTVTIGWFFAPDDSNMEELGEEFSEDLEHATFVMIPKE from the coding sequence ATGGAAAATATCAAGATTGAACCCACCAAGCGTTCCCCCGGAATCGATTTTGACTTTGCCGCCGGGACGTTCAGCATTGTCGGCGAGTCTTATCCGGAGGATGTCAACAAGTTCTTTGGGCCGTTGATCGGTCAGTTGAAGGAGTATCTGAGTGGCGCCCAGGGGGCTACCATCCAGTTCAATTTCGACCTGATCTATTTCAACAGTACCACGGCCAAGATTGTCATGGGTCTGTTCGAGATGCTCGACGAGGCCGCCGAGGCGGGCAATACTGTCACCATCGGCTGGTTTTTCGCCCCCGACGATTCCAACATGGAGGAGTTGGGCGAAGAGTTTTCCGAGGATCTGGAACATGCCACGTTTGTGATGATTCCCAAGGAATAA
- a CDS encoding chemotaxis protein CheW: protein MSDLARGDTEYLVFSANQGRYGVAHHAVVAIIDVPEHTDMPGMPPEVRGLIVHQGRSIPLFDLRVCFGEKTRLQETQELVANMIQRKQDHINWLSQLKFEVFSNKAITVQTNPELCAFGQWYKNFKTDNLNLNAHMQHFDDPHRQIHRIAEEASTLMEQGRLEEAKSLIHLTEKGTLLRLVELFDGVAEQVKQYLLEYTVIFGVGETQFALATDKINFFGRLDPIEKLAPDEIKGNKYDFIHSIGHRKTESKVPEKPVLLLDMDRFVRQYPFLRAHT, encoded by the coding sequence ATGTCTGACCTGGCCCGAGGGGATACCGAATATCTGGTCTTTTCCGCCAATCAAGGCCGGTACGGGGTTGCGCATCACGCGGTGGTGGCCATCATCGATGTGCCGGAACACACCGACATGCCCGGCATGCCCCCGGAAGTGCGGGGATTGATTGTCCATCAGGGGCGCAGCATCCCTTTGTTCGATCTGCGGGTCTGTTTCGGAGAGAAAACCCGCCTGCAAGAGACCCAGGAACTGGTGGCAAACATGATCCAACGCAAACAGGATCACATCAACTGGCTTTCGCAACTCAAGTTCGAGGTGTTCAGCAACAAGGCCATCACGGTGCAAACCAACCCGGAACTGTGCGCCTTCGGCCAGTGGTACAAAAATTTCAAAACCGACAATCTCAATCTCAACGCCCATATGCAGCATTTCGACGATCCCCACCGGCAGATCCATCGCATTGCCGAAGAAGCCTCGACCTTGATGGAGCAAGGACGCCTCGAAGAGGCCAAAAGCCTGATCCATCTGACCGAAAAAGGCACCTTGTTGCGACTGGTGGAACTGTTCGACGGGGTGGCCGAACAGGTCAAGCAATATCTGCTGGAATATACCGTCATTTTTGGGGTCGGGGAGACGCAATTCGCCCTGGCAACGGACAAGATCAACTTCTTTGGCCGCCTGGATCCCATCGAAAAACTCGCCCCGGACGAAATCAAAGGCAACAAATATGATTTCATTCATTCCATCGGGCACAGAAAAACCGAAAGCAAAGTGCCGGAAAAACCGGTCCTGCTCCTGGACATGGATCGTTTCGTGCGCCAATATCCTTTCCTGCGCGCCCACACGTAA
- a CDS encoding glycosyltransferase, with amino-acid sequence MHKRVLMVAFHYPPALASGTHRALSFSRDLPEFGWEPMILTTHAMAHEKLDAAQLEDIPPDILVQRAMALDAGRHLAIRGRYSRLTAWPDRWASWYPGAVAWGLYLILRHRPQVIWSTYPIPTTLMIAHTLHRLTGLPWVADLRDPLVTGQYPTDPLLQKTFRNLERKTVQRCTRVVVSTPGLKRFLTARHPDPPPEKWVMLPNGFDEKTFRRFDHLARTPPNPHGPLTLVHGGTLYTGKEERNPGPLLNVVALLRKQGRIGAPEENSPERIGLRIILRATSHDEIINAMIRKRALSDMVSTEPPLPYLQAIQEMFQADGLLLFQGESFNHLIPAKLFEYLRAHRPILALTGEHGDSARILREAGLNTIIPLEDEAIMLPALMHFLEQLRAGEAELPDKNIVSGYSRRIQAKRLAELFDALIQSPAQN; translated from the coding sequence GTGCATAAACGTGTCTTGATGGTGGCCTTTCATTACCCTCCGGCCTTGGCGAGCGGCACACATCGGGCCTTGAGTTTCTCCCGGGATCTGCCCGAGTTCGGCTGGGAACCCATGATCCTGACCACCCACGCCATGGCCCACGAAAAACTTGACGCCGCCCAATTGGAAGACATTCCCCCGGATATTCTGGTGCAACGGGCCATGGCCCTGGACGCGGGACGCCATCTGGCGATCCGGGGTCGCTATTCCCGCCTGACCGCCTGGCCGGATCGCTGGGCCAGTTGGTATCCCGGCGCGGTGGCCTGGGGGTTGTATCTGATCCTGCGGCACCGTCCCCAGGTGATCTGGAGTACCTATCCCATCCCCACCACCCTGATGATCGCCCACACCCTGCACCGCCTCACCGGCCTACCCTGGGTGGCGGATCTGCGGGATCCCCTGGTGACAGGTCAATACCCGACCGATCCCCTGTTGCAAAAAACCTTCCGCAATCTGGAACGCAAAACCGTGCAACGCTGTACCCGGGTCGTGGTCAGCACGCCAGGCCTGAAACGGTTCCTGACCGCCCGCCACCCGGATCCCCCCCCGGAAAAATGGGTGATGCTGCCCAATGGCTTCGACGAAAAGACCTTTCGACGTTTCGATCATCTGGCCCGAACCCCTCCCAACCCCCACGGTCCCCTCACCCTGGTCCACGGAGGCACCCTGTATACCGGCAAGGAAGAACGCAATCCCGGCCCGTTGCTCAATGTGGTGGCCCTGCTGCGCAAGCAGGGGCGGATCGGCGCCCCGGAAGAAAACAGCCCGGAACGGATCGGCCTGCGCATCATCCTGCGGGCCACCAGCCACGACGAGATCATCAACGCCATGATCCGCAAACGCGCCTTGAGCGACATGGTCTCCACCGAACCCCCTTTGCCCTACCTGCAAGCCATTCAGGAGATGTTTCAGGCGGATGGGCTGCTGCTGTTCCAGGGGGAAAGCTTCAACCATCTGATTCCGGCCAAGCTGTTTGAATACCTGCGGGCCCACCGCCCCATCCTCGCCCTGACCGGCGAACACGGCGACTCGGCGCGGATTTTGCGTGAGGCGGGCTTGAATACCATCATTCCCCTGGAAGACGAAGCGATCATGCTCCCGGCCCTGATGCATTTTCTCGAACAATTGCGCGCCGGGGAGGCGGAACTGCCGGACAAGAATATCGTCTCCGGCTACTCCCGTCGCATCCAGGCCAAACGATTGGCCGAACTGTTCGATGCGCTCATCCAGTCCCCCGCCCAGAACTGA
- the flgF gene encoding flagellar basal-body rod protein FlgF, with amino-acid sequence MDSGIYAAVNGALRTEMRLDVLANNLANVNTNGFKEGNITFESYMTKPGLEQHPLPGDSFMGHKGPMELPYPFINPASSAYSMSYPAAPSTTTDTTQGALKGTGNPLDVAIDGEGYFVIETPEGRRYTRDGSFQINERGEMVTKDGYPVLGSGGAPLTIGTQGVEISQDGTVASSAGQLGQLMRVGLPKEGLKRMGHNLIAAPAGSETALTGARGGFKQGFLEASNTNTVRGMTQMIEANRNFENYLKIIQTLDGIDGQANQIGHLSSQ; translated from the coding sequence ATGGACAGTGGAATTTATGCCGCGGTAAACGGTGCCTTGCGTACCGAAATGCGTCTCGACGTGCTGGCGAACAATTTGGCCAACGTCAACACCAACGGGTTCAAGGAAGGCAACATCACCTTTGAATCCTATATGACCAAACCCGGCCTGGAGCAACATCCCCTGCCTGGTGATTCCTTCATGGGTCACAAGGGGCCGATGGAATTGCCATATCCCTTTATCAACCCCGCGTCAAGCGCTTACAGCATGTCCTATCCGGCGGCGCCGAGTACCACGACCGATACCACCCAGGGCGCGCTCAAAGGAACCGGCAATCCATTGGACGTGGCCATTGATGGGGAGGGTTATTTCGTGATCGAAACCCCGGAAGGCAGACGTTATACCCGAGACGGTTCGTTCCAGATCAACGAGCGGGGCGAAATGGTGACCAAGGATGGTTACCCGGTGCTGGGCAGCGGCGGAGCGCCGTTGACCATCGGCACCCAGGGGGTGGAAATCAGTCAGGATGGCACCGTGGCCAGTTCGGCGGGTCAGTTGGGTCAACTGATGCGGGTGGGATTGCCCAAGGAAGGCTTGAAGCGAATGGGACACAATCTCATCGCCGCTCCCGCCGGCAGCGAAACCGCCTTGACCGGTGCGCGTGGCGGATTCAAGCAGGGATTCCTGGAAGCCTCCAACACCAACACCGTGCGTGGCATGACCCAGATGATCGAGGCCAACCGCAATTTCGAGAACTATCTGAAGATCATCCAGACCCTGGATGGCATCGACGGACAGGCCAATCAGATCGGTCATCTGAGCAGTCAATAG